From the genome of Phaeodactylum tricornutum CCAP 1055/1 chromosome 13, whole genome shotgun sequence, one region includes:
- a CDS encoding predicted protein: MDRRVSRRRSQTSLVVAEEAHAAEDPSALQRIVEYAAVRVLARQFPSRNAHGRSSTEIPFNPYREHIPEFGGVLPFVLRLLKTILLSGLLLTVSLASYWMCYQAAMPSRHSSKLLYFDYTGSALPRLMAAKVPFRPVEDSESSYQGPWALVDLFSKQPHWEAFSHEILPPPTTSTRLLQPKQDYYIEIVLDLPESEHNQMLGMFGVVTELYSRNGTKLALSRRSMRIPHESHWISVVRKMALLAPLLIGAIEETRTVTVPSFRHIVESLDLPLKYILVQVVMPRDPILASKTVEITGGEIWIGKELNSVQEIMRHWFYTCATLGTAVFAFFYLSLFLVLKLVLESVGKPEEPACDLASLPEDEPQDFEPIPVVDDDEPHTIPLRNGTNSSRFVNETERVHRADRRHPQTTSSAYEDANIWEDLNFITPVTPAEAI, translated from the exons ATGGACCGACGCGTTTCCCGACGCCGGTCGCAAACGTCCCTAGTTGTGGCAGAAGAAGCGCACGCTGCCGAGGACCCATCCGCGTTGCAACGCATCGTTGAATACGCAGCGGTGCGTGTGCTAGCCCGACAATTTCCCTCAAGAAACGCACATGGTAGAAGCAGTACGGAAATACCATTCAATCCATACCGAGAGCATATTCCTGAGTTTGGAGGCGTTTTGCCATTTGTTTTGCGATTGCTAAAAACAATACTTCTATCCGGCTTACTTCTGACTGTATCACTAGCTTCGTATTGGATGTGCTATCAAGCCGCCATGCCGTCTCGGCACTCCAGTAAGCTGCTGTATTTCGACTATACAGGGTCTGCGTTGCCACGGCTGATGGCAGCCAAAGTTCCATTTCGCCCCGTCGAAGACAGCGAGTCCAGCTATCAAGGTCCATGGGCTCTGGTAGATTTGTTCTCTAAACAGCCGCACTGGGAGGCATTCAGTCATGAAATTCTACCGCCGCCTACCACATCGACGCGACTTTTACAGCCCAAGCAGGACTACTACATTGAAATAGTGTTGGACTTACCGGAGTCGGAACACAATCAGATGCTGGGCATGTTTGGTGTCGTCACGGAACTCTATTCACGCAACGGAACCAAACTTGCCTTATCTCGGCGGTCGATGCGCATACCGCATGAGAGCCACTGGATATCGGTCGTGCGCAAGATGGCACTCTTGGCACCCCTATTGATTGGCGCCATCGAAGAAACACGAACGGTAACGGTGCCATCATTTCGACACATTGTGGAAAGTCTGGATTTACCACTG AAGTATATATTGGTCCAAGTCGTCATGCCAAGAGACCCAATTCTGGCGTCGAAAACAGTAGAGATCACTGGCGGTGAAATATGGATTGGCAAAGAGCTCAACAGCGTGCAGGAAATTATGCGTCACTGGTTTTATACGTGTGCTACCCTTGGTACTGCTgtcttcgctttcttttaCTTGTCGTTGTTCCTGGTCCTAAAACTCGTCCTCGAATCTGTAGGCAAGCCGGAAGAACCGGCATGCGACTTGGCAAGTTTGCCTGAGGATGAGCCGCAAGACTTTGAGCCCATCCCAGTGGTAGATGACGATGAGCCACATACTATCCCGTTACGCAACGGAACGAATAGCTCGCGGTTTGTGAATGAAACGGAGCGTGTCCACCGTGCCGATCGGCGACATCCACAGACTACATCATCTGCTTACGAAGACGCAAATATTTGGGAAGACTTGAATTTTATTACTCCGGTTACTCCAGCCGAAGctatttga
- a CDS encoding predicted protein translates to MATAQVWMVNDTNCTMNPSSLPIADELAPHKDSDATAHNIAHDFAQTLTTPASTGRPKTAPICMDENLRSQAMTTEELAAFAFTAPMKSNVSLFPVVPVSSNSSECTRESDLDVLSDHEHFSKGVSDQSVASTPVRMDRALTDELNAKVSLRKTSRQGRSTQRWAEEEDTASGAIRLVTGCVPILKDGKILFASASRKSEWILPKGGWEEDETMPESAVRECFEEAGVLGVLGPPLRTIQYETRKAKKRRLELENSNLAPLRSTKAKMTDTCGSVLSDIEGAITDGTALPPAPVVTAPTLMLSEEAMSRILGHPSKPGRPTTKAAPVHPSDDTVSIASTTLSATYSQVRMTLFPLYVTSVMDVWPESGRFRKAVSIDQALQLLETRPELQAAVREVQERSLHEVSNLSSLPPASFR, encoded by the coding sequence ATGGCTACCGCACAAGTTTGGATGGTCAACGACACCAATTGCACCATGAATCCTTCCTCTTTGCCTATAGCGGACGAGTTAGCTCCTCACAAAGACAGCGACGCCACAGCTCACAATATTGCTCACGACTTTGCCCAAACCCTAACCACGCCGGCTAGTACTGGGCGCCCAAAGACTGCGCCGATATGTATGGATGAAAACCTCCGTAGTCAAGCCATGACTACGGAGGAGCTTGCTGCTTTTGCTTTTACAGCACCTATGAAAAGCAACGTTTCTCTATTTCCCGTGGTCCCTGTGTCATCAAACTCCTCCGAATGCACCCGTGAAAGTGACCTGGATGTACTTTCCGATCACGAGCATTTTTCGAAAGGAGTTTCGGATCAAAGTGTCGCGTCCACACCGGTGCGGATGGACCGGGCCTTGACCGATGAGCTCAACGCCAAAGTTTCATTGCGAAAAACCTCCCGCCAAGGCCGCTCTACGCAGCGTTGggctgaagaagaggacACGGCATCGGGCGCCATTCGACTCGTCACTGGCTGTGTTCCGATTCTCAAAGACGGCAAAATATTATTCGCGTCGGCTTCACGCAAGTCCGAGTGGATTCTTCCCAAGGGTGGATGGGAAGAGGACGAAACCATGCCGGAATCGGCAGTTCGGGAGTGTTTCGAAGAAGCGGGGGTACTCGGTGTTTTGGGGCCACCTTTGCGAACGATCCAGTACGAAACCCGTAAAGCAAAAAAACGGCGATTGGAACTTGAGAACTCCAATCTTGCCCCATTACGATCCACCAAAGCCAAGATGACTGATACTTGTGGTAGTGTTTTGTCTGACATCGAAGGAGCTATCACTGACGGAACGGCATTGCCACCCGCACCAGTCGTGACCGCACCTACATTAATGCTGTCCGAAGAAGCCATGTCCAGAATACTCGGGCATCCCTCCAAGCCCGGTAGGCCAACGACAAAAGCTGCGCCTGTACACCCCAGTGACGACACAGTGTCAATTGCATCTACCACGCTGTCGGCAACGTATTCGCAGGTGCGCATGACACTGTTTCCGCTTTACGTGACTAGTGTGATGGATGTTTGGCCCGAGTCGGGGCGCTTCCGGAAAGCGGTCTCGATTGACCAGGCTTTGCAATTGCTCGAAACTCGACCGGAACTACAAGCGGCCGTGCGCGAAGTACAAGAGCGGAGTTTACATGAGGTGTCCAACCTATCGTCCCTTCCGCCAGCATCGTTCCGATGA
- a CDS encoding predicted protein translates to MILLPRPQLCGIVGKSSFWCVLFSLILAMAGSPPVIEATGLRHGPWFSSSIFYDAAEGGIIGIDFPVTIHAPQMQKFGAILVILMLCALAYRILLQYLNAMAWPAAVQRMKVQGTSGAKADPFTVTPGWTFLSQSPAYWGIENTFHCLVHLPVYVWRYIALICYYLPRDAQRRYFRGETVSDKVLWDFITDTVLMLLCDIDSSGEILTYRCEGCSKGIFTNGTRDDCMIDGTTLVLKMKNGIVLSAKTKDGPVLDGKWITRNEILADALARTEALWGHTLIHYSGERSAASIARLEVDILKPCALHTHSIHDALLHSPVGPLTKTWTPFTSWLNRMEDVANGLEGMMPHQLHRIKDPRKFKVFNYMLRAHGVVSKILLKYNLAQEINVDDFFALVIMHDLDHITGYRAFWNEVPLRPSNETSFFMFFVSMYQNCVQQQLWTPPIINPFWSMYIKDSTQPFFQELYRGLEKIDKDLAGLARFSITF, encoded by the exons ATGATTTTGCTTCCTCGACCGCAACTTTGCGGAATCGTTGGTAAAAGCAGTTTCTGGTGTGTCTTATTCTCACTCATTCTCGCCATGGCCGGCTCTCCACCAGTGATCGAAG CAACTGGACTTCGCCACGGACCGTGGTTCTCCTCTTCAATCTTTTACGACGCTGCTGAAGGAGGAATCATCGGTATTGACTTTCCCGTTACTATTCATGCTCCACAAATGCAGAAATTTGGTGCTATACTCGTGATTCTCATGTTGTGTGCGCTCGCTTATCGCATTCTTCTGCAGTATTTGAACGCAATGGCCTGGCCCGCTGCTGTTCAGCGAATGAAGGTCCAAGGAACTTCCGGCGCGAAAGCTGATCCTTTCACTGTGACCCCGGGCTGGACTTTTTTATCGCAATCCCCTGCCTACTGGGGAATTGAAAACACATTTCACTGCCTCGTGCACCTGCCCGTCTATGTTTGGAGATACATCGCTCTAATTTGTTACTATCTTCCGAGAGATGCTCAGCGACGATACTTTCGAGGAGAAACAGTCTCTGATAAGGTTCTTTGGGACTTTATCACTGATACTGTTCTGATGCTGCTATGCGACATTGACAGCAGCGGCGAAATTCTGACGTATCGCTGCGAAGGATGCTCCAAAGGAATCTTCACCAATGGCACTCGAGACGATTGTATGATCGATGGCACGACGCTAGTTCTCAAAATGAAAAATGGCATCGTCTTAAGTGCTAAAACCAAGGACGGTCCTGTCCTCGATGGAAAATGGATCACTCGAAATGAGATCCTTGCTGACGCATTGGCACGCACCGAGGCACTTTGGGGACATACACTCATCCACTATAGTGGCGAGCGTAGTGCTGCGAGTATCGCTCGCTTGGAAGTCGATATACTTAAGCCGTGTGCATTGCACACGCATAGTATCCATGATGCACTTTTGCACAGCCCTGTTGGCCCGCTGACTAAAACGTGGACCCCTTTTACGTCTTGGCTCAACCGGATGGAGGACGTGGCCAACGGGTTGGAAGGCATGATGCCACATCAGCTTCATCGAATCAAAGATCCGAGGAAGTTTAAGGTCTTTAATTACATGCTCCGCGCTCATGGAGTGGTCAGCAAGATTCTGCTCAAGTATAACCTAGCTCAAGAGATCAACGTGGACGATTTCTTTGCCCTTGTAATTATGCATGATCTGGACCATATCACTGGATACCGCGCATTCTGGAACGAGGTCCCGCTGCGTCCGTCAAACGAAACCAGTTTTTTTATGTTTTTTGTTTCGATGTATCAGAATTGCGTCCAGCAACAGCTTTGGACACCTCCCATCATCAACCCCTTTTGGTCCATGTATATCAAAGACAGTACGCAGCCCTTCTTCCAGGAGCTTTACCGTGGTTTGGAGAAGATCGATAAGGACTTGGCGGGTCTAGCTCGTTTCAGTATCACGTTTTAG
- a CDS encoding predicted protein has protein sequence MLICSRSFIPITAMGVQIRTARLMPWIRSSTAKPIGWTRESRNDQLQTYQVTVTYDTSSCSNSTDEESAPLSFTTTTVSLPFIEQVGSLASSLWPAALAGAILVKSPTIQQQFARRKTPPPPTTTDEHPYQPRVVELGAGLGLLGRTLRESAAAPQVTCTDQDVAAIDLLRTPIRSPGMNMVEGNCRHVFDATQAMVLDWRDEELPDTLEPNSFDGVFGTDVAYYSFLVQPLLDTARALQRPSNSVFNVIGQANRQSLWDLLHTIRDGGYSQRTDQREPAWDGITTMNLYRLEMELWQDDSDESGNPATLDESISIAALLHTTSGLDLPALTDQDYVATARDEESIEKSF, from the coding sequence ATGCTGATATGCTCGAGATCCTTTATTCCGATCACGGCCATGGGAGTTCAAATAAGAACGGCTCGATTGATGCCTTGGATCCGCAGCTCGACCGCCAAGCCAATCGGTTGGACCCGAGAATCTCGGAATGATCAACTCCAAACCTACCAAGTTACCGTCACGTACGACACGAGTAGCTGCAGTAATTCCACGGATGAGGAATCCGCACCATTGTCGTTCACAACAACCACCGTATCCTTGCCGTTTATTGAGCAGGTTGGATCACTCGCCAGTTCGCTGTGGCCCGCCGCCTTGGCGGGAGCCATCCTCGTGAAATCTCCCACTATACAGCAGCAGTTTGCAAGAAGGAaaacaccaccaccgccaacaacaacagaCGAGCATCCGTACCAGCCACGCGTTGTGGAATTGGGAGCCGGCTTGGGATTGTTGGGGAGGACCCTGCGTGAATCTGCTGCGGCACCTCAAGTGACCTGTACCGACCAAGACGTGGCCGCGATTGATCTCTTGCGGACCCCTATCAGGAGTCCAGGTATGAATATGGTGGAAGGCAATTGTCGCCACGTGTTTGATGCTACACAAGCTATGGTACTGGATTGGAGGGACGAAGAACTCCCCGATACCTTGGAACCCAATTCCTTCGATGGAGTTTTTGGTACCGACGTGGCCTACTACAGTTTTCTAGTGCAGCCGTTGCTGGATACAGCTAGGGCCTTACAAAGACCTTCAAACTCTGTGTTTAATGTTATCGGTCAAGCCAACCGACAATCGCTGTGGGATCTGCTGCACACTATTCGGGATGGAGGTTATAGTCAACGCACGGATCAGCGTGAACCGGCATGGGATGGGATTACAACAATGAATCTCTATCGACTCGAAATGGAACTCTGGCAAGATGACTCCGATGAATCGGGCAATCCAGCCACACTGGATGAGAGTATCTCTATTGCCGCTTTGCTCCATACGACATCAGGGCTAGACCTACCAGCTCTGACGGATCAAGACTATGTCGCTACGGCGCGTGATGAGGAGTCCATTGAGAAGTCCTTTTGA